In a single window of the Streptomyces sp. NBC_00094 genome:
- a CDS encoding chloride channel protein — translation MARLFPSPEASTDPLSRWIAPALLIGVVAGLGAVALFGLLHLCTVFLLEDIAGFRPYLTSAEGGPRDLVPSERPWAVPLVAAGGALLATAFAVWLAPEARGHGTDAAIAAAHHDPAGMRGRVTVVKLVASALTIGSGGSGGTEGPAAQISAAFGSVIARRTGMSRRQARTALVIGLAAGVGAIFQAPLGGALLGAELLYRRDMDARVLPKALVAACAGWLVFGAFYGFAPVLGRHGADGPGFGVGDFVLIAVTGLLCGLAGRLYTGTFYAVHLRAEARVRSVPARIAAPVAAALLVGVLGLLVPGVLGTGYGLMEALTDRELVAGLPVLLLLAIPLAKIAGTALTVGSGGSGGIFGPCMVVGAGTGALAWRLGEALHLPSAGPLPYVVVGMAACLGPVANAPLGVLVMATEMVADASLLGPGMLAVLCASAVTGRTTLYRSQQERRPPETPEPEATQTPSTPTPTRTPNTPTPAPAPAPAPAPAPARDLIHRPTDGAPPEGPATGPASEPVTGPAVPPMAQPSPAAPACASD, via the coding sequence GTGGCCCGGCTGTTCCCCTCTCCGGAGGCCTCGACGGACCCGCTGTCCCGCTGGATCGCGCCGGCCCTGCTGATCGGCGTGGTGGCGGGACTGGGTGCGGTGGCCCTGTTCGGACTCCTCCACCTGTGCACCGTGTTCCTCCTTGAGGACATCGCCGGATTCCGTCCGTATCTGACCTCCGCCGAGGGCGGACCTCGCGACCTGGTCCCGTCCGAACGCCCCTGGGCCGTCCCGCTGGTGGCCGCCGGAGGCGCGCTGCTCGCCACGGCGTTCGCCGTCTGGCTGGCCCCCGAGGCACGCGGGCACGGCACGGACGCGGCGATCGCCGCCGCACACCACGACCCTGCGGGGATGCGCGGCCGGGTGACGGTGGTGAAGCTCGTCGCGTCGGCGCTGACCATCGGCTCCGGCGGATCGGGGGGTACGGAGGGGCCCGCCGCGCAGATCTCGGCGGCGTTCGGCTCGGTGATCGCGCGCCGTACCGGCATGTCACGCCGACAGGCCCGTACCGCGCTGGTGATCGGACTCGCCGCGGGCGTCGGCGCGATCTTCCAGGCGCCGCTGGGCGGGGCGCTGCTCGGCGCGGAGCTTCTGTACCGCAGGGACATGGACGCGCGGGTGCTTCCGAAGGCGCTCGTGGCGGCCTGCGCGGGGTGGCTGGTCTTCGGCGCGTTCTACGGCTTCGCGCCCGTCCTCGGACGGCACGGGGCGGACGGACCGGGCTTCGGGGTGGGCGACTTCGTCCTGATCGCCGTGACCGGGCTGCTGTGCGGCCTGGCCGGACGGCTCTACACGGGCACCTTCTACGCCGTGCACCTGCGCGCCGAGGCCCGTGTGCGGTCCGTACCGGCCAGGATCGCCGCGCCGGTGGCCGCCGCCCTGCTCGTGGGCGTCCTCGGGCTGCTCGTGCCGGGGGTGCTGGGCACGGGGTACGGCCTGATGGAGGCGCTCACCGACCGCGAGCTCGTCGCGGGACTTCCCGTCCTGCTGCTGCTCGCCATCCCGCTCGCGAAGATCGCGGGCACGGCCCTGACCGTCGGCTCCGGCGGCTCGGGCGGCATCTTCGGACCGTGCATGGTCGTGGGCGCGGGAACGGGCGCACTCGCCTGGCGCCTGGGCGAGGCGCTGCACCTGCCGTCGGCGGGACCGCTCCCGTACGTGGTCGTGGGCATGGCAGCCTGCCTGGGCCCGGTGGCCAACGCCCCGCTCGGCGTGCTGGTCATGGCGACGGAAATGGTCGCGGACGCCTCGCTCCTGGGACCCGGCATGCTGGCGGTCCTGTGCGCGTCGGCGGTGACGGGCCGTACGACGCTCTACCGCAGCCAGCAGGAACGCCGCCCGCCGGAGACCCCCGAGCCCGAAGCGACACAGACCCCGAGCACACCCACACCGACACGGACTCCGAACACACCAACACCGGCACCGGCACCGGCACCCGCACCCGCACCCGCACCCGCACGAGACCTCATCCACAGGCCGACGGACGGCGCACCGCCCGAGGGTCCGGCAACGGGCCCGGCATCCGAACCTGTCACCGGACCCGCGGTCCCGCCGATGGCTCAGCCGTCGCCGGCCGCCCCGGCCTGCGCTTCCGACTGA
- the fxsA gene encoding FxSxx-COOH cyclophane-containing RiPP peptide has protein sequence MSLPDLDGLPDLEGLPDLAALPDRAAIPDLAALPDLAGLSLEELLDAPNPVLARAARRVLDRLTAEEAPLAAYDSSAVPTDDPPV, from the coding sequence GTGAGCCTGCCCGATCTCGACGGCCTCCCGGATCTCGAAGGCCTCCCCGATCTCGCGGCGCTGCCTGACCGTGCGGCGATCCCTGACCTCGCGGCGCTCCCCGACCTCGCCGGGCTTTCGCTGGAGGAGCTTCTCGACGCGCCGAATCCCGTGCTCGCCCGCGCCGCCCGGCGCGTCCTCGACCGGCTGACCGCCGAGGAGGCGCCGCTCGCCGCCTACGACTCGTCCGCCGTACCCACCGACGACCCGCCGGTGTGA
- a CDS encoding FxsB family cyclophane-forming radical SAM/SPASM peptide maturase gives MPEHPRPPLPFREFLVKVHSRCNLACHYCYVYESADRGWRSQPVGMAPATAGRIVRRIAEHARGHALPSVRVILHGGEPLLAGGEFLARFVRGLRTALPAATRAEVALQTNGTLLDEPLLRLCRTEGIRIGVSLDGPPAVHDRHRRDPAGRGSHARVAGALRLLARPEHRPLWAGLLTTVDPSTDPLATYEHLLSYDPPALTLILPLGNWTVPPPGRVPDPTRTPYADWLVPVFDRWYASAGRAPRVTLFDSVIDLLLGGDSGSEAIGGAPSRLAVIDTDGSLTLSDHLKTTYDGADRTGLSVHRDPFDALLRHPGVAARQAGRAGLCAGCRACPLVAVCGGGHYPHRYREGSGGAGHDNPSVYCPDLVRFIGHVAKAVAADVPAAGGSGAAAVRTPGDRGEGAVRTPGDRGAGHGG, from the coding sequence GTGCCCGAGCACCCCCGACCGCCGCTCCCGTTCCGGGAGTTCCTGGTCAAGGTGCACAGCCGCTGCAACCTCGCCTGCCACTACTGCTACGTGTACGAGAGCGCGGACCGGGGCTGGCGCTCCCAGCCGGTCGGCATGGCCCCGGCGACGGCCGGGCGTATCGTCCGGCGGATCGCCGAGCACGCCCGCGGGCACGCCCTCCCCTCCGTGCGGGTCATCCTGCACGGCGGCGAACCCCTCCTCGCGGGCGGGGAGTTCCTCGCCCGCTTCGTCCGCGGACTACGGACCGCGCTGCCCGCCGCCACCCGTGCCGAGGTGGCTCTCCAGACCAACGGGACCCTCCTCGACGAGCCGCTCCTGAGGCTCTGCCGCACCGAGGGCATCCGGATCGGGGTCAGTCTCGACGGCCCGCCGGCCGTCCACGACCGGCACCGCCGCGACCCGGCCGGCCGCGGCAGCCACGCCCGGGTGGCCGGTGCGCTGCGACTCCTCGCCCGCCCCGAACACCGTCCGCTCTGGGCCGGCCTGCTCACCACGGTCGACCCGTCGACCGACCCGCTCGCCACGTACGAGCACCTGCTCTCGTACGATCCGCCCGCCCTCACCCTCATCCTGCCGCTCGGAAACTGGACCGTCCCCCCGCCCGGCCGCGTCCCCGATCCCACCCGCACCCCGTACGCCGACTGGCTCGTCCCCGTCTTCGACCGCTGGTACGCAAGCGCCGGCCGGGCGCCGCGCGTCACCCTCTTCGACTCCGTGATCGATCTGCTCCTCGGCGGCGACTCCGGCAGCGAGGCGATCGGCGGGGCCCCGAGCCGGCTCGCCGTGATCGACACCGACGGCTCGCTGACCCTCTCCGACCACCTCAAGACGACGTACGACGGGGCCGACCGGACGGGGCTCAGCGTGCACCGCGACCCGTTCGACGCGCTGCTCCGCCACCCGGGCGTCGCGGCCCGCCAGGCCGGCCGGGCGGGCCTCTGCGCGGGCTGCCGGGCCTGCCCGCTGGTCGCCGTGTGCGGCGGCGGGCACTATCCGCACCGCTACCGCGAGGGATCCGGCGGTGCGGGCCACGACAACCCGTCCGTGTACTGCCCCGACCTCGTCCGCTTCATCGGGCACGTGGCGAAGGCCGTCGCCGCCGACGTCCCGGCCGCCGGGGGGTCGGGGGCGGCGGCCGTCCGTACCCCCGGCGACCGGGGTGAGGGGGCCGTCCGTACCCCCGGCGACCGGGGTGCGGGGCACGGCGGGTGA
- a CDS encoding HEXXH motif-containing putative peptide modification protein, whose amino-acid sequence MSVRPPSPLVSPQDLWRPLAAGVPGPVVLAALRTARRNRNLLLLRVAHRRYRSDPRWAAAVALLAEVRRARPEVFADVLGGPEAGAWLGRHARPRTPEGGTVHDADGEPAAGLARFAAAAALRAGIRFRVGVPVADGTALVLPGLGAVLFPEPGPPTATVLRDRNGAAVVRDGGERPVAIHGVGGGGGWFPLPRIRLGERATVRLDSLDPLRLGGPPALPPRLLSPAEHADWARRLGAAWRVLTDRHPGRAETVAEVLRVLVPLTGEDGTGWRSASFGDAAGLVVLSPVDDPVELAADLVHETQHSLLYAAMDLVELLDSPPGARADAPWSDRPRPPAALLHGGSAFLVTAGFWRTELRLGNPAARRPYEHWRRTAAAALAVLTAHDDWTTEDGRRLLGALRAVLASWAEGDRCPLP is encoded by the coding sequence GTGAGCGTCCGCCCTCCGTCCCCGCTCGTCTCCCCGCAGGACCTCTGGAGGCCCCTGGCGGCCGGTGTCCCCGGTCCGGTGGTCCTCGCCGCCCTGCGCACGGCCCGCCGCAACCGCAACCTCCTGCTGCTCCGCGTCGCCCACCGGCGGTACCGGTCCGATCCGCGATGGGCGGCGGCCGTGGCCCTGCTCGCCGAGGTCCGCCGCGCCCGGCCGGAGGTCTTCGCCGACGTGCTCGGCGGCCCGGAGGCCGGCGCCTGGCTCGGGCGCCACGCCCGCCCCCGTACTCCCGAGGGCGGAACCGTGCACGACGCCGACGGCGAACCCGCCGCAGGGCTCGCCCGGTTCGCCGCCGCGGCGGCCCTCCGCGCCGGGATCCGCTTCCGGGTCGGGGTGCCGGTCGCGGACGGTACGGCGCTGGTCCTGCCCGGACTCGGCGCCGTCCTCTTCCCGGAGCCCGGTCCCCCCACCGCCACCGTCCTGCGCGACCGGAACGGCGCCGCGGTCGTACGGGACGGTGGGGAGCGGCCCGTGGCGATCCACGGCGTCGGTGGTGGAGGGGGCTGGTTCCCCTTACCGCGGATACGGCTCGGTGAGCGGGCCACCGTACGGCTCGACAGCCTCGACCCGTTGCGGCTCGGCGGCCCCCCGGCCCTGCCTCCCCGCCTCCTGTCGCCTGCCGAGCACGCGGACTGGGCTCGTCGACTGGGCGCAGCCTGGCGGGTGTTGACGGATCGTCATCCAGGGCGGGCGGAGACGGTCGCGGAGGTGCTGCGCGTGCTCGTGCCGCTCACGGGGGAGGACGGAACCGGCTGGCGCAGCGCCTCGTTCGGCGACGCGGCCGGACTGGTCGTACTCTCCCCGGTCGACGACCCGGTCGAACTCGCCGCGGACCTCGTCCACGAGACCCAGCACTCCCTGCTCTACGCCGCCATGGACCTCGTCGAACTGCTCGACTCCCCGCCCGGAGCCCGGGCCGACGCCCCCTGGAGCGACCGCCCCCGGCCTCCCGCCGCGCTGCTCCACGGCGGCTCCGCCTTCCTCGTCACGGCGGGTTTCTGGCGCACCGAACTGCGGCTCGGCAACCCCGCCGCCCGGCGGCCGTACGAGCACTGGCGGCGCACCGCCGCGGCCGCCCTGGCCGTCCTCACCGCCCATGACGACTGGACGACGGAGGACGGCCGACGGCTGCTCGGGGCCCTGCGGGCCGTGCTCGCCTCCTGGGCGGAGGGAGACCGGTGCCCGCTCCCGTGA
- the fxsT gene encoding FxSxx-COOH system tetratricopeptide repeat protein codes for MTGPAGSAGPTAREWAEAIWLAEVIGEEEGPPGPDGDSGCHDTGAAAPSGPSRPSRTTGDTAGAAGTDTHIGTDAGTGTEAGTGADSPSVADGTDRPTDPAADSATTTATATATATNPATDSSTVNVSPALGAGATGPAVPDGQVPALPRVSHTLSSGRGAVTGEELPGALRSPRNLSRALRPLNRRLPGGARRRVLDEEATAVRAAETGHWDPVLTRPPDRWFEVALVVERSVSMTVWQPVARAFAELLRMQGAFADVRLWTLDTRDGKHAVLRSADRGLRHSPAELFHPDGRRIVLLMSDCVGDAWACGAVPRLLHTWGRRAPVAVLQPLPTHLWDLCEGVPRELRVRASTPGLPNSRLELLRHGRWERPRDSDPADPLPVPVPVLELEPDWFAGWARMVTGGALPWAETTSLLVDEKGLTAHCLPPFSWEERRRPVPPDLAVRRFLQQASPAARRLAARLAMVPLRPEVVEAVRQGPTAVGGPLPFAEILLGGLLASRTTAGPGGTDEEYAFEFLDGVRSRLLRGLGRTELLRTLQETSALAGRAVGARPDLLSTVIGSREEPDADTLTDLDRELLDAAGPALSALGPPYGAVWNPVRGTTPFGPVTTGEEVTREEGPARVPVGSVPAFDASGPGRPTDDPHPGSEAGTATETATGAGAEAGAEAAQDNDTTPPNAKDTTSMEPPSAGGTAPDSTPPVTGPGTEPGGTGTTPGSGGGPGSSGQSPPGQSRSPRSVPLPNPHFAGRESELNELHRQLGSSTRAAVLPHALHGLGGVGKTQLALKYVQLHRHEYDRVWWIDAEQPAVIRAQLTMLAPELGLVPDPQSDTVARVLAALASGAPHSRWLLVFDNAGQPNEVIPYLPSLIGDSEGTGRILITSRHAGWSDRVLATKVDVFTRPESRSFLRARAPWASPEQADQLAELLGDLPLALEQCAALQRQTGIAVPDFLTMIEQRRAEVLAEGVDSITLPVAVVWRASMDALSAQTPGALELLRLLAFFGPEPVAQAFLHDARMLPLPPALMRLARDPLARGRTIRAINQFSLLTVDNVAGTVQMHRLVRAVLQDELSAQEQSDMRHLVHQVIAAHDPGDTQRPEHWRNYADILPHLEPTGLPHCDDRHIRDTAIHLISYLLARGVLRGAAQLGERISTDWRSFLGADDLQTLWATRYRASAHWQLAEFATSRPLSEEVLRRLRETVGDDHEYTLTAAGALAADLRTAGLFADAMGLDEDAYRRSVNVYGAEDPFTLRAGHNYGVSLRVNGRYGEALDLDRRVYRDRRTVLGSTAHSTLFSVNNVARDMRECGEYAAALELQEQTLAQYRAQYGDRHPHTMRAIKNMSVTCRKAGRFERARRLAEEALDLYLTIFGAQHIDSLAAFANLANDLRLTGDTEAAERQGAQAVERYREVLGAEHPLTYVAAVNHGAALRAVGKFPQGLRLDQATAPGLERALYETHPWPLLAHVNLATGMARTGDHEAARDLGARCARTLEERYGDRHPATLAALCNLSLDLVSCGEEERGTELLASVVRRYHDTLGPDHWETLSAEAGRRAECDIEPPPL; via the coding sequence ATGACCGGACCCGCGGGCTCCGCAGGGCCCACGGCCCGCGAATGGGCGGAGGCGATCTGGCTCGCGGAGGTGATCGGAGAGGAGGAGGGGCCGCCGGGCCCCGACGGTGACTCCGGCTGCCACGACACGGGTGCCGCCGCTCCCTCCGGCCCTTCCCGGCCCTCGCGTACGACGGGTGACACGGCCGGAGCGGCGGGCACCGACACCCACATCGGCACGGACGCGGGAACGGGCACGGAAGCCGGCACCGGAGCGGACTCGCCGAGCGTTGCCGACGGTACGGATCGCCCCACGGACCCGGCCGCGGACTCAGCCACCACCACAGCCACAGCCACAGCCACAGCCACGAATCCGGCCACAGACTCATCCACCGTGAACGTCTCCCCCGCTCTCGGCGCCGGCGCCACCGGCCCGGCCGTCCCCGACGGCCAGGTGCCCGCCCTTCCCCGGGTCTCCCACACGCTGTCCTCCGGCCGGGGCGCCGTCACCGGGGAGGAATTACCCGGTGCGCTCCGGAGCCCCCGGAATCTGTCCCGGGCCCTGCGGCCGCTCAACCGCCGCCTGCCGGGTGGCGCCCGGCGGCGGGTGCTGGACGAGGAGGCTACGGCGGTACGGGCGGCCGAGACCGGCCACTGGGACCCGGTGCTCACCCGGCCGCCCGACCGCTGGTTCGAGGTGGCGCTCGTCGTGGAGCGCAGTGTGTCCATGACGGTGTGGCAGCCCGTGGCCCGGGCGTTCGCCGAACTGCTGCGCATGCAGGGCGCGTTCGCCGACGTACGGCTCTGGACGCTGGACACCCGGGACGGCAAGCACGCGGTGCTCCGCTCGGCCGACCGGGGGCTGCGGCACAGCCCCGCGGAGCTGTTCCATCCGGACGGGCGCCGGATCGTCCTGCTGATGAGCGACTGCGTGGGCGACGCCTGGGCGTGCGGAGCCGTACCGCGGCTGCTGCACACCTGGGGCAGACGCGCGCCGGTCGCCGTGCTGCAGCCCCTTCCGACTCACCTGTGGGATCTCTGCGAGGGCGTGCCGAGGGAACTGCGGGTGCGCGCCTCCACGCCGGGACTGCCCAACTCCCGTCTGGAACTGCTGCGGCACGGAAGGTGGGAGCGGCCGCGCGACAGCGACCCGGCCGATCCGCTGCCCGTCCCCGTGCCCGTACTGGAGCTGGAGCCCGACTGGTTCGCGGGCTGGGCCCGGATGGTGACCGGGGGCGCTCTGCCCTGGGCCGAGACGACCTCGCTGCTGGTGGACGAGAAGGGGCTCACGGCGCACTGCCTGCCGCCGTTCTCCTGGGAGGAGCGGCGCCGGCCGGTGCCTCCGGACCTGGCGGTACGGCGGTTCCTGCAGCAGGCCTCGCCGGCGGCGCGGCGGCTCGCGGCCCGGCTCGCGATGGTGCCGCTGCGGCCCGAGGTGGTGGAGGCGGTGCGCCAGGGGCCGACGGCGGTCGGCGGACCGCTGCCGTTCGCGGAGATCCTGCTGGGCGGGCTGCTCGCCTCGCGCACCACGGCCGGTCCGGGAGGGACCGACGAGGAGTACGCGTTCGAGTTCCTGGACGGGGTGCGCTCCCGGCTGCTGCGCGGTCTCGGCCGCACCGAACTGCTGCGCACGCTCCAGGAGACCTCCGCGCTGGCCGGACGCGCGGTCGGGGCCCGGCCGGACCTGTTGAGCACGGTGATCGGCAGCCGGGAGGAGCCCGACGCGGACACCCTCACCGATCTGGACCGCGAACTGCTCGACGCCGCGGGACCCGCGCTCAGTGCGCTCGGTCCACCCTATGGTGCGGTTTGGAACCCGGTTCGGGGGACGACGCCGTTCGGTCCGGTCACCACCGGGGAAGAGGTGACGCGGGAGGAGGGCCCGGCAAGGGTTCCGGTGGGCAGCGTTCCGGCGTTCGACGCCTCAGGCCCCGGTCGGCCGACGGACGACCCCCACCCCGGAAGCGAGGCCGGAACCGCAACGGAAACCGCAACCGGAGCGGGAGCGGAAGCCGGAGCCGAAGCCGCCCAGGACAACGACACAACGCCCCCGAACGCAAAGGACACCACCAGCATGGAACCCCCATCGGCGGGCGGCACCGCACCGGATTCCACGCCCCCTGTCACCGGCCCCGGCACCGAACCCGGCGGCACCGGCACCACCCCCGGCTCCGGCGGAGGACCGGGCTCCTCGGGCCAGTCGCCCCCCGGCCAGTCCCGCTCACCCCGGTCCGTACCGCTGCCCAACCCGCACTTCGCCGGGCGTGAATCCGAACTGAACGAGTTGCACCGGCAGTTGGGGTCGAGCACCAGGGCCGCCGTCCTGCCGCACGCGCTGCACGGCCTCGGGGGCGTCGGCAAGACACAGCTCGCGCTGAAGTACGTCCAGCTGCACCGGCACGAGTACGACCGGGTGTGGTGGATCGACGCCGAGCAGCCCGCCGTGATCCGGGCCCAACTGACCATGCTCGCACCCGAACTCGGCCTGGTACCCGACCCTCAGAGCGACACGGTGGCCCGCGTGCTGGCCGCGCTGGCCTCGGGCGCGCCGCACAGCCGCTGGCTGCTGGTGTTCGACAACGCGGGACAGCCCAACGAGGTCATCCCGTACCTGCCGTCGCTGATCGGCGACTCCGAGGGGACCGGGCGCATCCTCATCACCTCGCGCCACGCCGGCTGGTCGGACCGGGTCCTCGCGACCAAGGTGGACGTGTTCACCCGCCCCGAGAGCCGGTCCTTCCTGCGGGCGCGCGCGCCCTGGGCGAGTCCGGAGCAGGCGGACCAACTGGCGGAACTCCTCGGCGATCTGCCGCTCGCCCTGGAGCAGTGCGCGGCGCTCCAGCGCCAGACCGGCATCGCGGTGCCGGACTTCCTGACGATGATCGAGCAGCGGCGGGCCGAGGTGCTGGCCGAGGGCGTCGACTCGATCACCCTGCCGGTGGCGGTGGTGTGGCGGGCCTCCATGGACGCCCTGTCCGCCCAGACGCCGGGCGCGCTCGAACTCCTGCGCCTGCTGGCCTTCTTCGGGCCCGAGCCGGTCGCTCAGGCCTTCCTGCACGACGCCAGGATGCTGCCGTTGCCACCGGCGCTGATGCGGCTGGCCCGCGACCCGCTGGCCCGGGGGCGTACCATCCGGGCGATCAACCAGTTCTCGCTGCTCACCGTCGACAACGTGGCGGGGACGGTGCAGATGCACCGGCTGGTGCGGGCGGTCCTCCAGGACGAGCTGTCGGCGCAGGAGCAGAGCGACATGCGCCACCTGGTGCACCAGGTCATCGCCGCGCACGATCCGGGCGACACCCAGCGGCCCGAGCACTGGCGGAACTACGCCGACATCCTTCCGCACCTGGAGCCGACCGGGCTGCCGCACTGCGACGACCGGCACATCCGGGACACCGCGATCCACCTGATCTCCTATCTGCTGGCGCGGGGCGTGCTGCGCGGGGCGGCGCAGCTCGGCGAGCGGATCAGCACGGACTGGCGGTCGTTCCTCGGCGCGGACGACCTCCAGACACTGTGGGCGACGCGCTACCGGGCCAGCGCGCACTGGCAGTTGGCCGAGTTCGCCACCTCGCGGCCATTGAGCGAGGAGGTGCTGCGGCGTCTACGGGAGACCGTGGGCGACGACCACGAGTACACGCTCACGGCCGCCGGCGCGCTCGCCGCGGACCTGCGGACGGCGGGCCTGTTCGCGGACGCCATGGGGCTGGACGAGGACGCGTACCGGCGCAGCGTGAACGTGTACGGGGCGGAGGATCCGTTCACCCTGCGGGCCGGGCACAACTACGGGGTGAGCCTGCGTGTCAACGGGCGCTACGGCGAGGCGCTGGACCTCGACCGGCGCGTCTACCGCGACCGCCGCACGGTCCTCGGATCGACCGCGCACTCCACCCTCTTCTCCGTCAACAACGTGGCCCGCGACATGCGCGAGTGCGGCGAGTACGCGGCCGCGCTCGAACTCCAGGAGCAGACGCTCGCGCAGTACCGCGCGCAGTACGGCGACCGGCATCCGCACACCATGCGGGCGATCAAGAACATGTCGGTGACCTGCCGCAAGGCCGGCCGGTTCGAGCGGGCGCGGAGGCTCGCCGAGGAGGCACTGGACCTGTATCTGACCATCTTCGGGGCCCAGCACATCGACTCGCTGGCCGCGTTCGCCAACCTCGCCAACGACCTGCGGCTGACGGGCGACACGGAGGCCGCCGAGCGGCAGGGCGCGCAGGCCGTGGAGCGGTACCGGGAGGTGCTCGGCGCCGAGCATCCGCTGACGTACGTGGCGGCCGTGAATCACGGGGCGGCGCTGCGCGCGGTGGGCAAGTTCCCGCAGGGGCTCCGGCTCGACCAGGCGACCGCCCCGGGGCTCGAACGGGCGTTGTACGAGACGCATCCGTGGCCGCTGCTCGCGCACGTCAACCTGGCGACCGGGATGGCCAGGACGGGCGACCACGAGGCGGCGCGCGACCTGGGCGCGCGGTGTGCCCGGACCCTGGAGGAGCGGTACGGGGACCGGCATCCGGCGACGCTGGCAGCCCTGTGCAACCTGTCGCTCGACCTCGTGTCCTGCGGCGAGGAGGAGCGGGGCACGGAGCTGCTGGCCTCGGTGGTGCGCCGCTACCACGACACGCTGGGACCCGATCACTGGGAGACGCTGTCGGCGGAGGCGGGGCGGCGGGCGGAGTGCGACATCGAGCCGCCCCCGCTGTGA
- a CDS encoding CU044_2847 family protein, which translates to MPEELARFELGGGEAAVYVAFEDQDPEIVRARSRDRSGSGAVEVAAGRFEEGIDRIREMAGRTLERMVSLPAPPSTVELEFGVKFNVETGAVIARTGVEGHLKVKMVWERGEQGRRAEEVEAASVASDSGDQSEAQAGAAGDG; encoded by the coding sequence ATGCCGGAGGAGTTGGCGCGGTTCGAACTCGGCGGTGGGGAAGCCGCGGTGTACGTGGCCTTCGAGGACCAGGACCCGGAGATCGTGCGGGCCCGGAGCCGTGACCGGTCGGGGAGCGGGGCGGTGGAGGTCGCGGCGGGGCGGTTCGAGGAAGGGATCGACCGGATCCGCGAGATGGCCGGGCGGACGCTGGAGCGGATGGTGTCGCTGCCCGCGCCGCCGTCGACCGTGGAGCTCGAGTTCGGGGTGAAGTTCAACGTCGAGACCGGTGCGGTGATCGCCCGGACCGGGGTCGAGGGGCACCTCAAGGTCAAGATGGTCTGGGAGCGGGGCGAGCAGGGGCGACGGGCCGAGGAGGTCGAGGCCGCGTCGGTCGCGAGTGACAGCGGGGATCAGTCGGAAGCGCAGGCCGGGGCGGCCGGCGACGGCTGA
- a CDS encoding MoxR family ATPase yields MSGTVDRATDGTSGDAAGADGGSGDGGFTVPDWWVFRDTGEHRSPRDEALPKLPPPPTWRRFRPESERGPLTVPVPADGHDTRRRLGRRRGGTLDPKVLHVVNAAIHLRRPLLVTGAPGTGKSTLAHQIASELGLGGVLWWPVVSRTTLRDGLYDYDAIGRVQDAPQPGRRSPAGDGPLPGIGRYLTLGPVGTALLPWRRPRVLLVDELDKSDVDLPNDLLHIFEEGEFRVPELERLAQSQRQVEVATADHDHRVTVTAGRVRCAEFPVVVITSNGERDFPPAFRRRCLEVRMPAPDGQRLAAMVASHFGGALDERTRELVREFVERRGDTADLAVDQLLNTVHMLTNGAAEADGTSWRHLRDALWRNLSSDLSP; encoded by the coding sequence ATGAGCGGGACCGTGGACCGCGCGACGGACGGCACGAGCGGCGACGCCGCGGGTGCCGACGGGGGCAGCGGGGACGGCGGGTTCACCGTCCCCGACTGGTGGGTCTTCCGGGACACCGGTGAGCACCGCTCACCGCGGGACGAGGCACTGCCGAAGCTCCCCCCGCCGCCGACCTGGCGCCGTTTCCGGCCGGAGTCCGAGCGCGGTCCGCTGACCGTCCCCGTGCCCGCCGACGGCCACGACACCCGGCGCCGGCTCGGCAGGCGACGGGGTGGCACGCTGGACCCGAAGGTGCTGCACGTCGTGAACGCCGCGATCCATCTGCGTCGCCCGCTGCTCGTCACCGGCGCGCCCGGCACCGGGAAGTCCACCCTCGCCCACCAGATCGCCTCCGAGCTGGGCCTCGGCGGGGTGCTGTGGTGGCCGGTGGTCAGCCGCACCACGCTCCGCGACGGGCTGTACGACTACGACGCCATCGGCCGCGTCCAGGACGCCCCGCAGCCGGGGCGCCGCTCCCCCGCCGGGGACGGCCCGCTGCCGGGCATCGGCCGCTACCTCACGCTCGGCCCGGTGGGGACCGCCCTGCTGCCGTGGCGGCGGCCTCGGGTGCTCCTCGTCGACGAGCTGGACAAGAGCGACGTGGACCTGCCCAACGACCTGCTGCACATCTTCGAGGAGGGCGAGTTCCGCGTCCCCGAGCTGGAGCGGCTCGCCCAGTCGCAGCGCCAGGTGGAGGTGGCCACCGCCGACCACGACCACCGCGTCACCGTGACGGCGGGCCGGGTGCGCTGTGCCGAGTTCCCCGTCGTGGTGATCACCAGCAACGGGGAGCGCGACTTCCCGCCCGCCTTCCGCCGCAGGTGTCTGGAGGTGCGGATGCCCGCGCCGGACGGGCAGCGGCTCGCCGCGATGGTCGCCTCCCACTTCGGCGGGGCCCTCGACGAGCGGACGCGGGAGCTGGTGCGGGAGTTCGTGGAGCGGCGGGGCGACACGGCCGACCTCGCCGTCGACCAGCTGCTCAACACGGTGCACATGCTCACCAACGGTGCCGCCGAGGCGGACGGCACCTCATGGCGACACCTGCGCGACGCCCTCTGGCGGAACCTGTCCTCGGACCTCTCACCATGA